The following are encoded in a window of Sminthopsis crassicaudata isolate SCR6 chromosome 5, ASM4859323v1, whole genome shotgun sequence genomic DNA:
- the LOC141542761 gene encoding olfactory receptor 6C2-like, producing the protein MRNHTGITLFILRGLTDDPQLKILLFIFLFLSYILSVTGNLTIITLTSVDLHLKNPMYFFLRNFSFLELSFTTVCIPKFLYNMSTGDYTVTYNACFTQLFFGIQFGASEFFLLAAMSYDRYVAICKPLHYATIINNRVCNQLLLGCWVSGLMILLPPFGMALQLEFCDSNIIDHFVCDISPLLEITCSDTQFLERMILAFAVFTLIITLVLVVLSYAYIVRTILRFPSVEQRKKAFSTCSSHLIVVSMTYGTCIFIYIKPSEKEGVALNKVVSLLATSVAPVMNPFIYTLRNKQVIQAFKDTLKRIVLISKL; encoded by the coding sequence ATGAGAAACCACACAGGAATAACTTTATTCATTCTTCGGGGATTGACAGATGATCCACAGCTGAAGATTctgctttttatctttctgtttctgtcctaCATCCTGAGTGTAACTGGGAACTTGACCATCATCACCCTCACTTCAGTGGATCTGCACCTTAAAAAtcccatgtattttttccttaggaacTTTTCCTTCTTAGAATTGTCATTTACAACTGTCTGTATTCCCAAATTCCTATACAACATGTCAACTGGGGACTACACTGTGACCTATAATGCATGTTTCACTCAGTTATTTTTTGGTATCCAATTTGGGGCCTCAGAGTTTTTTCTCTTGGCAGCAATGTCTTATGACCGCTATGTAGCTATCTGCAAACCTTTGCACTATGCAACAATCATAAACAATAGAGTCTGTAACCAGCTCCTCCTGGGTTGTTGGGTGTCTGGGTTGATGATCCTGCTTCCACCATTTGGTATGGCTCTTCAACTAGAATTTTGTGACTCCAATATCATTGACCATTTTGTCTGTGATATATCACCATTACTGGAGATCACATGCTCTGATACGCAATTCCTAGAAAGGATGATTTTAGCCTTTGCTGTGTTCACCCTCATCATCACCTTAGTGTTAGTGGTCCTGTCTTATGCCTATATTGTCAGGACTATTCTGAGATTCCCCTCAgttgagcaaagaaaaaaagctttttccaCTTGTTCCTCTCACTTGATTGTTGTCTCCATGACTTATGGAACCTGCATCTTCATTTATATcaaaccttctgaaaaagaaggAGTAGCTTTGAATAAGGTAGTGTCATTACTTGCAACCTCAGTGGCACCAGTAATGAATCCATTTATTTATACCCTGAGGAATAAACAAGTGATACAAGCTTTTAAAGACACATTGAAAAGGATTGTATTGATTTCAAAGCTATGA